The following coding sequences are from one Methanosarcina sp. WWM596 window:
- a CDS encoding UPF0147 family protein codes for MSSNDSAEVIRQCLHVLDSITSDSSVPRNIRRSVNEIMDILNKESEPLFLRAASSISILEDISNDPNLPLHTRTLIWNLSSQLETIPVDE; via the coding sequence ATGTCATCAAATGATTCAGCAGAAGTTATCAGACAATGTCTTCATGTCCTTGACAGCATAACCAGTGACTCTTCAGTTCCAAGAAATATCAGGCGTTCTGTGAATGAAATCATGGATATCCTGAACAAAGAATCCGAACCTCTGTTCCTTAGAGCAGCATCAAGCATTTCCATTCTCGAAGATATAAGCAACGACCCGAACCTTCCTCTGCACACCAGGACTCTGATATGGAATCTTTCAAGCCAGCTTGAAACCATTCCAGTAGATGAGTAA
- a CDS encoding Sjogren's syndrome/scleroderma autoantigen 1 family protein translates to MDSDKDKKVKRIARFLELGGTMLAEHCKVCGAPKFRYQGTVICPICDVREETEETPAPEPVAEVQAPEASSSTERDRYSFETRKKVQARRQKARLGQKTPDTREEEDEVSQFAEEEIPETPYEAEEVRKTVPEVKAASAVRAGKRTESSTVSTTHGDCEVLENLLFKKMVSIASSLQDEKNSRSIAEQFDLVEKGIGLIERLRQI, encoded by the coding sequence ATGGATTCTGACAAAGACAAAAAAGTAAAGCGAATAGCCCGTTTCCTGGAACTCGGGGGCACAATGCTCGCCGAACACTGCAAAGTCTGCGGAGCCCCAAAATTTCGTTACCAGGGCACGGTAATCTGTCCTATCTGTGATGTCCGGGAAGAAACGGAAGAAACTCCGGCTCCCGAACCTGTGGCAGAAGTCCAGGCTCCAGAAGCCAGCTCTTCTACTGAGAGAGACAGGTACTCTTTTGAGACCAGAAAGAAAGTACAGGCACGCAGACAGAAAGCAAGGTTAGGGCAAAAAACACCCGATACCAGAGAGGAAGAAGATGAAGTTTCTCAGTTTGCCGAAGAAGAGATTCCTGAGACCCCTTATGAGGCTGAAGAGGTAAGAAAAACGGTTCCTGAAGTTAAGGCCGCCTCTGCAGTTCGGGCAGGAAAAAGAACAGAATCATCCACGGTTTCTACAACTCATGGAGATTGCGAGGTGCTGGAAAACCTTCTCTTTAAAAAGATGGTCAGTATTGCATCTTCTCTTCAGGATGAAAAGAACTCTCGCAGCATTGCTGAGCAGTTCGACCTGGTCGAAAAAGGTATTGGTTTGATAGAGCGGCTGAGGCAGATATAA
- a CDS encoding IS110 family transposase: MVEVINKACGLDIHKLFFIATILSRSGEKQQQYFYRTPDEILAFKNWVISEKCDVVACESTSDFWVPIYDALIKHLPVIVGNARDMKAFTHKKTDKIDSEFIAQLALNNMVQPSRVFPKNHRTFRSCIRLRHNLVQKRTDIKNEAHAILAPEMFNLKNVLTDIFGKSGRTILAGICSGKSVDQIIASLSPNVRKKSDQIREILDREISQGAAFRLQICLDIIKHLDNEIKILEKEIFNYAYRNHKQEMEILMSVPGIGELGAATLIAEIGDFKDFSSGDKLASWLGLVPNVYQSADKYHNGRITKRGSKEARWILTQIAQAAARTKNSRLKEFFNRKKKSIGHSKAIIALARKIATIIWHLITNEEMYEDETGYKKREIQKRKIVETEIFSVDERIKIMSEIYVIARNDEREST; this comes from the coding sequence TTGGTTGAAGTCATTAACAAAGCTTGTGGTTTAGACATTCACAAACTCTTTTTCATTGCTACAATCCTCAGTAGATCTGGTGAAAAACAACAACAATATTTCTATAGAACCCCTGACGAAATTTTAGCTTTTAAAAACTGGGTTATATCAGAGAAATGTGACGTTGTTGCCTGTGAATCAACGAGTGACTTTTGGGTTCCGATTTATGATGCGTTGATAAAACATCTACCTGTTATAGTTGGAAATGCCCGAGATATGAAGGCGTTTACACACAAAAAAACAGATAAGATCGATTCCGAATTCATCGCACAACTTGCATTGAATAATATGGTTCAACCATCAAGAGTTTTCCCAAAAAACCATAGAACATTTCGTTCATGTATCCGGCTTCGCCATAACCTTGTACAAAAAAGAACAGATATAAAAAATGAAGCTCACGCCATACTCGCACCTGAAATGTTTAATCTGAAGAATGTGCTAACAGATATTTTTGGTAAGAGTGGTAGAACAATTTTAGCAGGAATTTGTTCAGGTAAAAGCGTTGACCAGATTATTGCAAGCCTTTCCCCAAATGTTCGTAAAAAAAGTGATCAGATAAGGGAAATTCTGGACAGAGAAATCTCTCAGGGTGCTGCATTCAGGCTTCAGATCTGTCTGGATATCATAAAGCATCTTGACAATGAAATAAAAATTTTGGAAAAAGAAATTTTCAATTATGCGTATAGAAATCATAAGCAAGAAATGGAAATTTTGATGTCTGTTCCAGGAATAGGAGAACTTGGAGCGGCAACTCTTATTGCTGAAATAGGTGATTTCAAAGATTTTTCTTCAGGGGATAAGCTTGCTTCATGGCTTGGACTGGTTCCGAATGTGTACCAATCAGCGGATAAATACCACAACGGAAGAATCACTAAGAGAGGATCTAAGGAAGCAAGGTGGATTCTAACACAGATTGCTCAGGCAGCAGCAAGAACGAAAAATAGCAGGTTAAAAGAGTTTTTCAACAGAAAAAAGAAGTCGATTGGGCATTCAAAGGCGATTATTGCCCTGGCAAGAAAAATTGCAACAATCATATGGCATCTGATCACAAACGAGGAGATGTATGAAGATGAAACTGGATATAAAAAGAGGGAAATTCAAAAGAGAAAGATAGTTGAGACTGAGATATTCTCAGTTGATGAAAGGATCAAAATAATGAGTGAAATATATGTAATTGCGAGAAATGACGAAAGAGAGAGTACGTGA